Proteins encoded together in one Stutzerimonas stutzeri window:
- the cobA gene encoding uroporphyrinogen-III C-methyltransferase, with the protein MSAKVWLVGAGPGDPELLTLKAVRALGEAQVVMIDDLVNPAVLEHCPNARIIPVGKRGGCRSTPQAFIHRLMLRYARQGKCVVRLKGGDPCIFGRGGEEAEWLAARGIEVELVNGITAGLAGATQCGISLTQRGVARGVTLVTAHTQDDSSLEWQALAKSGTTLVVYMGVSKLEQVQAGLLEGGMSASTPVAMIENASLPQQRECRSSLAGMCRDAHAFELKSPAILVIGDVAAQAVAQMLSQTA; encoded by the coding sequence ATGAGCGCAAAAGTCTGGCTGGTAGGCGCCGGCCCTGGCGACCCGGAGCTGCTGACCCTCAAGGCCGTACGCGCACTGGGCGAGGCACAGGTGGTGATGATCGATGACCTGGTCAACCCCGCCGTGCTCGAACACTGCCCGAACGCTCGCATCATCCCGGTGGGCAAGCGTGGCGGCTGCCGTTCCACGCCGCAGGCCTTCATCCACCGGCTGATGCTGCGCTACGCCCGTCAGGGCAAGTGTGTGGTGCGCCTCAAGGGTGGCGATCCGTGCATCTTCGGCCGTGGCGGCGAGGAGGCCGAATGGCTGGCGGCGCGCGGCATCGAGGTCGAGCTGGTCAACGGCATCACCGCCGGCCTGGCCGGCGCCACGCAATGCGGCATCTCGCTGACCCAGCGCGGCGTAGCACGTGGCGTAACATTGGTCACCGCGCACACCCAGGATGACAGCAGCCTCGAATGGCAGGCGCTGGCCAAAAGCGGCACGACGCTGGTGGTGTACATGGGTGTAAGCAAGCTGGAGCAGGTTCAGGCCGGGCTGCTGGAAGGCGGGATGAGCGCCAGCACGCCGGTGGCCATGATCGAGAACGCCTCGCTGCCCCAGCAGCGCGAGTGCCGCTCCAGTCTCGCCGGCATGTGTCGCGACGCCCACGCCTTCGAGCTGAAGAGCCCGGCCATCCTGGTGATCGGTGACGTGGCCGCGCAGGCCGTTGCGCAAATGCTGAGCCAGACGGCCTGA
- the nirD gene encoding nitrite reductase small subunit NirD, with the protein MNWLDICALDEINPLGSRIVAGPKGDIAIFRTADDQVFALDDRCPHKGGPLSQGIVYGKQVACPLHNWQIDLASGEALAPDVGCAHRHAARVENGRVQLSLNPRKECAA; encoded by the coding sequence ATGAACTGGCTCGATATCTGCGCACTGGATGAGATCAACCCGCTCGGCTCGCGCATCGTCGCCGGCCCCAAGGGTGACATTGCGATATTCCGCACCGCGGACGATCAGGTCTTCGCCCTCGACGATCGCTGCCCGCACAAGGGCGGGCCGCTGTCGCAGGGGATCGTCTACGGCAAGCAGGTCGCCTGCCCGCTGCACAACTGGCAGATCGATCTGGCCAGCGGCGAGGCCCTGGCCCCGGACGTCGGCTGCGCCCATCGTCACGCGGCGCGCGTCGAGAACGGGCGCGTGCAGCTTTCGCTGAACCCGCGCAAGGAATGCGCGGCCTGA
- a CDS encoding nitrate reductase codes for MRMTTASTCCYCGVGCGVLIEHDGERILDVAGDPSHPANLGKLCSKGSTLHLTGDLGARALYPELRLGKGLARGRTDWASALEHAASVFAETIREHGPDSVAFYVSGQLLTEDYYAFNKLARALVSTNNLDSNSRLCMSSAVVGYKRSLGADAPPCSYEDIEQADCLLIAGSNMAYAHPVLFRRLEEAKAKRPEMTIIVVDPRRTDTSELADLHLPILPGTDVALFHGLLHILMWEGWIDRRFIDAHTEGFDALKSLVRDYTPAMVADLCGISVDDLQTCARLIGSAPAFLSLWCMGLNQSTAGSAKNSALINLHLATGQIGKPGAGPFSLTGQPNAMGGRETGSLSNLLPGHREAANAEHRAEVADYWGVEQLPKQPGLSAIELFEAVRAGKIKALWIACTNPAQSLPDQQKVHEALAACPFVVVQEAFFTTETCRYADLLLPAASWGEKEGTVTNSERRISHVRRAVPAPGEARADWAITCDFARRLERRLRPGAPSLFAFENAEALFEEYKPLTAARDLDYSGLSYALIDTLGPQQWPFPPGSELGTARLYGDGVFPTATGRARFVAEHYQAPKEKRDARYPLTLNTGRLRDQWHGMSRTGTAARLFGHVEEALLGMNAEDMRRRRLLDGQLVEVTSRRGSLILPVQKDDSLRAGQAFLPMHWGDRFLKGLGSNVLTLASVDPLSKQPELKHAGIEVEQVELPWQFFALVEGDVQRRFEALRPLFETFDYASFSLGGRERSALLIRGARDAAPTAVELDAIDHLLGLDEGPVLAYDDPRRAVGKRVRIEDGRIVALRLAGETAARQWLRGLWESGSADAELRRWLLAPLSAPPGNAKAGTDRTLCNCLNVSQSAICAGIERGLDLAGLKQELGCGTSCGSCVPELKRLLAHQPERALL; via the coding sequence ATGCGTATGACAACCGCCTCGACCTGCTGCTACTGCGGAGTCGGCTGTGGCGTGCTGATCGAGCACGACGGCGAGCGCATCCTCGATGTGGCCGGCGACCCCAGCCATCCGGCCAACCTCGGCAAGCTGTGCAGCAAGGGCTCGACCCTGCACCTGACCGGCGACCTGGGGGCCCGCGCGCTCTACCCTGAGCTGCGTCTGGGCAAGGGCCTGGCCCGCGGTCGCACCGACTGGGCCAGCGCGCTGGAGCATGCGGCCAGCGTATTCGCCGAGACCATCCGCGAACACGGGCCGGACAGCGTCGCCTTCTATGTCTCTGGCCAGCTGCTGACCGAGGACTACTACGCCTTCAACAAACTGGCCCGCGCCCTGGTCAGTACCAACAACCTGGATTCCAACTCGCGGCTGTGCATGTCCTCGGCGGTGGTCGGCTACAAGCGCAGCCTGGGCGCCGACGCCCCGCCCTGCTCCTACGAAGATATCGAGCAGGCCGACTGCCTGCTGATCGCCGGCAGCAACATGGCCTACGCGCATCCGGTGCTGTTCCGCCGTCTGGAAGAAGCCAAGGCGAAGCGACCGGAGATGACCATCATCGTCGTCGACCCGCGGCGCACCGACACCAGCGAGCTGGCCGATCTGCACCTGCCGATCCTGCCCGGCACCGATGTCGCGCTGTTCCACGGCCTGCTGCATATCCTCATGTGGGAAGGCTGGATCGACCGCCGCTTCATCGATGCGCATACCGAGGGCTTCGATGCGCTGAAAAGCCTGGTGCGCGACTACACCCCGGCGATGGTCGCCGACCTCTGCGGCATCTCGGTAGATGATCTGCAAACCTGCGCACGGCTGATCGGAAGCGCTCCGGCCTTCCTCTCCCTGTGGTGCATGGGTCTGAATCAGTCTACCGCCGGCAGCGCCAAAAACAGTGCGCTGATCAACCTGCACCTGGCCACCGGACAGATCGGCAAGCCGGGTGCCGGCCCTTTCTCGCTCACCGGCCAACCGAATGCCATGGGCGGCCGCGAAACCGGCAGTCTGTCCAATCTGCTGCCCGGCCACCGCGAAGCGGCCAACGCCGAACACCGTGCCGAAGTTGCGGACTACTGGGGTGTCGAGCAGCTGCCCAAGCAGCCTGGACTGTCCGCCATCGAGCTGTTCGAGGCGGTGCGCGCCGGCAAGATCAAGGCGCTGTGGATCGCCTGCACCAACCCGGCGCAGTCGCTGCCGGACCAGCAGAAAGTCCATGAGGCCCTGGCAGCCTGTCCCTTCGTCGTAGTGCAGGAAGCCTTCTTCACCACCGAAACCTGCCGCTACGCCGACCTTCTGCTGCCGGCCGCGAGCTGGGGCGAGAAGGAAGGCACCGTGACCAACTCCGAGCGCCGCATCAGCCATGTACGTCGCGCCGTGCCGGCCCCCGGCGAAGCCCGTGCGGACTGGGCGATCACCTGCGATTTCGCCCGTCGGCTGGAACGTCGCCTGCGCCCCGGCGCGCCGAGCCTGTTCGCGTTCGAGAATGCCGAGGCGCTGTTCGAGGAGTACAAGCCGCTCACCGCCGCCCGCGATCTGGACTACAGCGGCCTGAGCTACGCACTGATCGACACCCTCGGTCCGCAGCAATGGCCGTTTCCGCCAGGCAGCGAACTGGGCACCGCGCGGCTGTATGGCGACGGTGTGTTCCCCACTGCCACTGGCCGCGCGCGTTTCGTTGCCGAGCACTACCAGGCGCCGAAGGAAAAGCGCGACGCACGCTATCCGCTGACGCTCAACACCGGTCGGCTGCGCGACCAGTGGCACGGCATGAGCCGCACCGGCACCGCGGCGCGGCTGTTCGGCCATGTCGAGGAGGCGCTGCTTGGCATGAATGCCGAGGACATGCGTCGCCGACGTCTGCTGGACGGCCAGCTGGTAGAGGTGACGAGCCGGCGCGGCAGCCTGATCCTGCCGGTGCAGAAGGACGACAGCCTGCGCGCCGGCCAGGCATTCCTGCCGATGCACTGGGGCGATCGCTTCCTCAAGGGTTTGGGCAGCAACGTCCTGACCCTGGCCAGCGTCGACCCTTTGTCGAAGCAGCCTGAACTCAAGCACGCCGGCATCGAAGTGGAACAGGTCGAACTGCCCTGGCAATTCTTCGCGCTGGTTGAAGGCGATGTGCAGCGACGCTTCGAGGCGCTGCGGCCACTGTTCGAAACGTTCGACTACGCCAGCTTCAGCCTCGGCGGTCGCGAGCGTTCGGCGCTGCTGATCCGCGGCGCCCGAGATGCGGCGCCAACGGCCGTCGAGCTGGATGCCATCGACCACCTGCTCGGCCTCGATGAAGGTCCGGTGCTGGCCTATGACGATCCCCGCCGTGCTGTCGGCAAGCGCGTACGCATCGAGGACGGCCGCATCGTCGCCCTGCGCCTGGCCGGCGAAACCGCCGCCCGGCAGTGGCTGCGCGGGCTCTGGGAAAGCGGCAGTGCGGACGCCGAACTGCGCCGCTGGCTACTGGCGCCGCTCAGTGCGCCACCGGGCAATGCCAAGGCCGGAACCGATCGCACGCTGTGCAACTGCCTGAACGTCAGCCAGAGCGCGATCTGCGCTGGCATCGAGCGCGGTCTCGATCTGGCCGGCCTCAAGCAGGAACTCGGCTGTGGCACCAGCTGCGGCTCCTGCGTGCCCGAACTCAAGCGCCTGCTGGCCCATCAGCCGGAACGCGCACTTCTCTGA
- the nirB gene encoding nitrite reductase large subunit NirB — protein MKKLKLVMIGNGMAGVRTLEELLKLTNELYDITVFGAEPHPNYNRILLSPVLAGEQQFEEIVLNDLDWYAENGIRLMLKRKVVKIDRARRRVIADDGSEAEYDRLLIATGSNPFILPIPGNDLQGVIGYRDIADTQVMMETAKTHRHALVIGGGLLGLEAANGLKLRGMDVTVVHIGDWLMERQLDKTAGTLLQSALESRGLKFLLPKQTAELIGNDEGRVKAVRFADGEVIPADLVVMAAGIRPNSELAEQAGLPCNRGILVNDTLQTYDPRIYAVGECANHRGTAYGLVAPLFEQAKVCANHLAMLGFSRYLGSVTSTKLKVTGIDLFSAGDFIGGEGTETITLSDPIGGVYKKLVIKDDVLVGACLYGDTADGGWYFRQVREGQNVAQIRDHLMFGEGAIGDAGHQGQSKAMSMPDDMEVCGCNGVCKGTIVKAIQEHGLFSVDEVKKHTKAASSCGSCTGLVEQILINTVGGAADVKPKSEKAICGCSDLNHGQVRKAIREHHLISIPAAMAFMEWRTPNGCATCRPALNYYLISTWPGEAKDDPQSRFINERAHANIQKDGTYSVVPRMWGGVTNAAELRRIADVADKYQVPMVKVTGGQRIDLLGIRKEDLPGVWKDLDMPSGHAYGKSIRTVKTCVGSEFCRFGTQNSTQMGIDLEHALFNMWSPHKVKLAVSGCPRNCAESGIKDVGIIGVDSGWELYIGGNGGIKTEAGEFFVKVKSAEEVMEYSLAFLQLYREEAFYLERTVHYLQRVGMDHIKQAVLNDAERRKALHQRLLFSLSFEQDPWQEQLSKPQLKKEFDRIAVKQLENA, from the coding sequence AGCTCTACGACATCACGGTGTTCGGCGCCGAGCCGCATCCCAACTACAACCGCATCCTGCTCTCCCCCGTGCTGGCCGGCGAGCAGCAGTTCGAAGAGATCGTGCTCAACGACCTGGACTGGTACGCCGAGAACGGCATTCGCCTGATGCTCAAGCGCAAGGTGGTGAAGATCGATCGCGCCCGTCGCCGGGTCATCGCCGACGACGGCAGCGAGGCCGAATATGACCGCCTCCTTATCGCCACCGGCTCCAATCCGTTCATCCTGCCCATTCCCGGTAACGACCTTCAGGGAGTGATTGGTTACCGCGACATCGCCGATACCCAGGTGATGATGGAAACCGCCAAGACCCACAGGCACGCGCTGGTCATCGGCGGCGGCCTGCTCGGCCTGGAGGCGGCCAATGGCCTCAAGCTGCGCGGGATGGATGTGACCGTGGTGCACATCGGTGACTGGCTGATGGAGCGCCAGCTGGACAAGACCGCTGGCACCCTGCTGCAGAGCGCCCTGGAGAGCCGCGGCCTGAAGTTCCTGCTGCCAAAGCAGACAGCCGAGCTGATCGGCAACGACGAAGGCCGCGTCAAGGCCGTACGCTTCGCCGATGGCGAGGTGATTCCCGCTGACCTGGTGGTGATGGCCGCCGGCATCCGCCCCAACAGCGAGCTGGCCGAGCAGGCAGGCCTGCCGTGCAACCGCGGCATCCTGGTCAACGACACCCTGCAGACCTACGATCCGCGCATCTATGCCGTCGGCGAATGTGCCAATCATCGCGGCACCGCCTATGGCCTGGTCGCCCCGCTGTTCGAACAGGCCAAGGTCTGCGCCAACCACCTGGCCATGCTCGGCTTTTCCCGCTATCTCGGCTCGGTGACTTCGACCAAGCTCAAGGTTACCGGCATCGATCTGTTCTCGGCCGGCGATTTCATCGGCGGCGAAGGCACAGAGACCATCACCCTCTCCGACCCCATCGGCGGCGTATACAAGAAACTGGTGATCAAGGATGACGTGCTGGTCGGTGCCTGTCTCTACGGCGACACCGCCGACGGCGGCTGGTACTTCCGCCAGGTGCGCGAGGGCCAGAACGTCGCGCAGATCCGCGACCACCTGATGTTTGGCGAGGGCGCCATCGGCGATGCCGGCCATCAGGGCCAGAGCAAGGCCATGTCCATGCCGGACGACATGGAAGTCTGCGGCTGCAACGGGGTGTGCAAGGGCACCATCGTCAAGGCGATCCAGGAGCACGGGCTGTTCTCGGTGGACGAGGTGAAAAAGCACACCAAGGCCGCCAGTTCCTGTGGTTCCTGCACCGGGCTGGTCGAACAGATTCTGATCAACACCGTGGGCGGCGCGGCCGACGTCAAGCCGAAGAGCGAGAAGGCCATCTGCGGCTGCAGCGACCTCAACCATGGCCAGGTGCGCAAGGCCATTCGCGAGCACCACCTGATCAGCATCCCGGCGGCCATGGCCTTCATGGAATGGCGCACGCCGAACGGCTGCGCCACCTGCCGTCCGGCGCTGAACTACTACCTGATCTCCACCTGGCCGGGCGAGGCCAAGGACGACCCGCAGTCACGTTTCATCAACGAGCGCGCCCACGCCAACATCCAGAAGGATGGCACCTACTCCGTGGTGCCGCGGATGTGGGGTGGCGTCACCAATGCCGCCGAGCTGCGACGCATCGCCGATGTGGCGGACAAGTACCAGGTGCCGATGGTCAAGGTCACCGGCGGCCAGCGCATCGACCTGCTGGGTATCCGCAAGGAAGACCTGCCGGGCGTCTGGAAAGACCTGGACATGCCTTCCGGCCACGCCTACGGCAAATCCATCCGAACCGTGAAGACCTGCGTCGGCAGCGAGTTCTGCCGCTTCGGCACGCAGAACTCGACGCAGATGGGCATCGACCTGGAGCACGCGCTGTTCAACATGTGGTCGCCGCACAAGGTCAAGCTGGCCGTCTCCGGCTGCCCGCGCAATTGCGCCGAATCCGGTATCAAGGACGTCGGCATCATCGGTGTGGACTCCGGCTGGGAGCTGTACATCGGCGGCAACGGCGGCATCAAGACCGAGGCCGGCGAGTTCTTCGTCAAGGTGAAGAGCGCCGAGGAGGTCATGGAATACAGCCTGGCGTTCCTCCAGCTCTACCGCGAGGAAGCCTTCTACCTCGAACGCACCGTGCACTACCTGCAGCGCGTCGGCATGGATCACATCAAACAGGCCGTGCTGAACGATGCCGAGCGGCGCAAGGCGCTGCACCAGCGGCTGCTGTTCTCGCTTTCCTTCGAGCAGGACCCGTGGCAGGAGCAGCTTTCCAAGCCGCAGCTGAAGAAGGAATTCGACCGCATCGCCGTCAAGCAGCTGGAAAACGCCTGA
- a CDS encoding WD40/YVTN/BNR-like repeat-containing protein: MLSLCGAVSLLLLSATAPVQAATDGQTRYSIESAKAASNLLLDITEAGDRLVVAGDRGHILYSDDGGNSWTQAKVPTRQLLTAIDFVDDKHGWAVGHDALVLSTSDGGQSWQVQYEDREREAPLLDVWFEDTQHGIAVGAYGALIETIDGGQSWDDISDRLENEDGFHLNAIAHIEGSGLFVVGEMGGMFRSADMGETWEKVESPYQGSFFGVVGGSEPGVVIAFGLRGHLFRSADFGDSWEGIELRNGNGHALESGLADGSLLRDGRIAVVGHGGAVLTSDDQGRSFKLVNRPDRRSLSGVTSDSQGNLILVGQGGVRIASPSGADLAPKQ; encoded by the coding sequence ATGCTCTCGCTATGCGGCGCCGTTTCGCTCCTGTTGCTGTCGGCAACGGCGCCGGTCCAGGCTGCTACCGATGGCCAGACCCGCTATTCCATCGAGTCGGCGAAAGCCGCATCCAACCTTCTGCTCGATATCACCGAAGCCGGTGATCGCCTGGTCGTGGCCGGTGATCGTGGCCATATCCTCTATTCCGACGATGGCGGCAACAGCTGGACCCAGGCCAAGGTGCCGACCCGTCAGCTGCTGACGGCCATCGATTTCGTCGACGACAAGCATGGCTGGGCGGTTGGCCATGATGCCCTGGTCCTGTCGACCAGCGACGGCGGACAAAGCTGGCAAGTGCAGTACGAAGATCGCGAGCGTGAAGCACCCCTGCTCGACGTGTGGTTCGAAGACACCCAGCACGGCATTGCGGTCGGTGCCTATGGTGCGCTGATCGAAACCATCGACGGCGGCCAGAGCTGGGACGACATCAGCGACCGGCTCGAGAACGAAGACGGCTTCCACCTGAATGCCATTGCCCATATCGAAGGCTCCGGCCTGTTCGTGGTTGGCGAAATGGGCGGCATGTTCCGCTCCGCCGACATGGGCGAAACCTGGGAGAAGGTCGAGTCGCCTTATCAGGGCTCGTTCTTCGGCGTGGTCGGCGGCTCGGAGCCCGGTGTGGTGATCGCCTTCGGCCTGCGTGGCCACTTGTTCCGCTCCGCCGATTTCGGCGACAGCTGGGAGGGCATTGAACTGCGCAACGGCAACGGCCATGCGCTGGAGTCCGGGCTCGCCGATGGCAGCCTGTTGCGCGATGGCCGTATCGCGGTGGTCGGCCATGGCGGAGCCGTGCTCACCAGCGATGACCAGGGTCGCAGCTTCAAGCTCGTCAACCGTCCCGATCGCCGTTCGCTGTCGGGCGTCACCTCCGATTCCCAAGGCAACCTGATCCTGGTAGGGCAGGGCGGTGTTCGCATCGCCTCGCCATCGGGCGCGGATCTGGCCCCAAAACAATAA
- a CDS encoding efflux RND transporter permease subunit: MTKHQQKPASFLERLIFNNRPAVVVLCLLISAFLFYQAAQVRPQTSFEKMIPLGHPYIQKMLEHQNDLANLGNTVRISVEAVEGDIFSKEYMETLRQIHDEVFYIHGVDRSNMKSLWSPSVRWTEVTEEGFAGGEVIPQTYDGSPESLEDLRDNILKSGQIGRLVANNFKSSIIDVPLLESYPDPEDQGRQIKLDYQKFSHELEEKIREKYQAQNPNVKVHIIGFAKKVGDLIDGLVGVALFFIVAIGITFVLLLWFTRCVKSTIAVLITTLIAVVWQLGLLHTLGFGLDPYSMLVPFLVFAIGISHGVQKINGIAMASGFTEDPVTAARMAFRQLFIPGMVALLSDAVGFVTLLLIDIGVIRELAIGASLGVAVIILTNLILLPVAISYMGISQKAIKQAREEASRDHPFWRALSNFASPTVAPISITIAVVALAGGLWYGQNLKIGDLDQGAPELHPDSRYNLDNDFVIRNYSTSSDVLVVMVKTAPEGCSHYDTLAAMDELMWKMQNTEGVQSAVSMVSVARQGIKGMNEGSLKWETLSRNQHVLNNSIARAEGMYNSDCSLAPVLVFLNDHKAETLEHVVAAAKDFAEENNREGLEFVLAAGNAGIEAATNEVIAASETTMLIAVYLAVSIMCLLTFRSLAATLCVILPLVLTSILGNALMAFMGIGVKVATLPVIALGVGIGVDYGIYIYSRLESFLRQGLTLQEAYYQTLKSTGKAVIFTGVCLAIGVVTWVFSAIKFQADMGLMLTFMFLWNMVGAIWLLPALARFLIKPEKLRQQG; this comes from the coding sequence ATGACCAAGCACCAACAGAAGCCGGCGTCGTTCCTCGAGCGCCTGATCTTCAACAACCGGCCGGCAGTGGTCGTCCTCTGCCTGCTGATCAGCGCGTTCCTGTTCTACCAGGCGGCCCAGGTTCGGCCGCAGACCAGCTTCGAAAAGATGATTCCGCTGGGGCATCCGTATATCCAGAAGATGCTCGAGCACCAGAACGACCTGGCCAACCTCGGCAACACCGTGCGGATTTCCGTGGAAGCGGTGGAGGGCGACATTTTCTCCAAGGAATACATGGAGACGTTGCGGCAGATCCACGACGAGGTGTTCTACATCCACGGCGTCGACCGTTCCAACATGAAGTCGCTGTGGAGCCCCAGCGTGCGCTGGACCGAGGTCACCGAGGAAGGCTTCGCCGGTGGCGAGGTGATCCCGCAGACCTACGACGGCTCGCCCGAGAGCCTCGAGGACCTGCGCGACAACATCCTCAAGTCCGGGCAGATCGGCCGCCTGGTGGCGAACAACTTCAAGTCCAGCATCATCGACGTGCCGCTGCTCGAGTCCTATCCGGATCCGGAAGACCAGGGGCGGCAGATCAAGCTGGATTACCAGAAGTTCTCCCACGAACTGGAAGAGAAAATCCGCGAGAAGTACCAGGCGCAGAACCCGAACGTGAAGGTGCACATCATCGGCTTCGCCAAGAAGGTCGGTGACCTGATCGACGGTCTGGTGGGCGTGGCGCTGTTCTTCATCGTCGCCATCGGTATCACCTTCGTCCTGCTGCTGTGGTTCACCCGTTGCGTGAAGAGCACCATCGCGGTGTTGATCACCACGCTGATCGCGGTGGTCTGGCAGCTCGGCCTGCTGCACACCCTCGGCTTCGGGCTTGACCCGTATTCGATGCTGGTGCCGTTCCTGGTGTTCGCCATCGGCATTTCCCACGGCGTGCAGAAGATCAACGGCATCGCCATGGCCTCCGGTTTCACCGAAGACCCGGTGACGGCAGCGCGCATGGCGTTCCGCCAGCTGTTCATCCCAGGCATGGTGGCGTTGCTGTCGGATGCGGTGGGCTTCGTTACCCTGCTGCTGATCGACATCGGCGTGATCCGCGAGCTGGCCATCGGTGCGTCGCTGGGCGTGGCGGTGATCATCCTGACCAACCTGATCCTGCTGCCCGTGGCGATTTCCTACATGGGCATCAGCCAGAAGGCGATTAAGCAGGCCCGTGAAGAGGCCTCGCGCGACCATCCGTTCTGGCGTGCGCTGTCGAACTTCGCCAGCCCGACCGTGGCACCGATTTCCATCACCATCGCCGTGGTGGCGCTGGCTGGCGGGCTCTGGTACGGCCAGAACCTGAAGATCGGCGATCTCGACCAGGGCGCGCCGGAGCTGCACCCGGATTCGCGCTACAACCTGGACAACGATTTCGTCATCCGCAACTACTCGACCAGTTCCGACGTGCTGGTGGTGATGGTCAAGACCGCACCGGAAGGCTGTTCGCACTACGACACGCTCGCCGCCATGGACGAGCTGATGTGGAAGATGCAGAACACCGAGGGTGTGCAGTCTGCAGTGTCGATGGTGTCGGTGGCGCGTCAGGGCATCAAGGGCATGAACGAGGGCAGCCTGAAATGGGAAACGCTGTCGCGTAACCAGCACGTGCTGAACAACTCCATCGCCCGCGCCGAAGGCATGTACAACAGCGACTGCTCGCTGGCGCCGGTACTGGTATTCCTCAACGATCACAAGGCCGAGACGCTGGAGCACGTGGTCGCCGCGGCCAAGGATTTCGCCGAGGAGAACAACCGCGAGGGCCTGGAGTTCGTACTGGCAGCCGGCAACGCCGGGATCGAGGCGGCGACTAACGAGGTGATCGCGGCATCGGAAACCACCATGCTGATCGCCGTCTACCTGGCCGTGAGCATCATGTGCCTGCTGACCTTCCGCTCGCTGGCCGCGACGCTCTGCGTGATCCTGCCACTGGTGCTGACCTCGATCCTCGGCAACGCGCTGATGGCGTTCATGGGCATCGGCGTGAAGGTCGCCACGCTGCCGGTGATCGCGCTGGGCGTGGGTATCGGTGTGGACTACGGCATCTACATCTACAGCCGCCTGGAGTCCTTCCTGCGTCAGGGTCTGACCCTGCAGGAGGCGTACTACCAGACGCTGAAGTCCACCGGCAAGGCGGTGATCTTCACCGGCGTCTGCCTGGCGATCGGTGTGGTGACCTGGGTGTTCTCGGCGATCAAGTTCCAGGCCGACATGGGTCTGATGCTGACCTTCATGTTCCTCTGGAACATGGTCGGGGCGATCTGGCTGCTGCCTGCCCTGGCGCGCTTCCTGATCAAACCGGAGAAGCTGCGTCAGCAGGGGTGA